One Pseudomonas sp. MH9.2 DNA segment encodes these proteins:
- a CDS encoding molecular chaperone DnaJ: MTHQAPKLSIAAQAGKPHLSAGQKKFNALLKKIETQRQLLQAWQNTTSRCQQRWNADFKPLLDEFDQLDSEMLHFLDDASDRVKLSKNDRQTLQEIICGLVTSLMGGEHDETLKAIYNKHAGSHFDADRLEEAERFKTSFEETFGFKMNDDVDLDSLEDITQYIFEKQAEEAEQRTRNAKPRKKSAQQIHEEEEHANASRSVREIYRKLVSALHPDRETDAVERERKTVMMQRVNQAYTENNLLALLQLQLEIEQIDQSHINTIAEGQLKHYNRVLINQLDELQHEVSELTLAFKRQFNLPPSDNITPANVARKFPKKLRELRAEIQTLKEQREALEDPRALKSWLKEQRHVLDMEAYLSAGMPDDVFR; the protein is encoded by the coding sequence ATGACACACCAGGCGCCGAAACTCAGCATCGCCGCACAGGCAGGCAAGCCGCACCTGTCGGCCGGGCAAAAGAAATTCAACGCCTTGCTCAAGAAGATCGAAACGCAACGCCAATTACTGCAAGCCTGGCAAAACACGACGTCTCGCTGTCAGCAACGCTGGAACGCCGATTTCAAGCCATTGCTCGATGAGTTTGACCAGCTTGATAGCGAGATGCTGCACTTCCTCGACGACGCAAGCGATCGAGTAAAACTCAGCAAGAATGATCGGCAGACCCTGCAAGAGATCATCTGCGGTCTGGTGACCTCCCTGATGGGCGGAGAACATGACGAAACATTGAAGGCGATTTACAACAAGCACGCGGGCAGTCACTTCGACGCCGACAGGCTTGAGGAGGCCGAGCGCTTCAAGACGTCGTTCGAAGAGACGTTCGGGTTCAAGATGAACGATGACGTCGACCTGGATTCGCTGGAGGACATCACTCAATACATTTTTGAAAAACAGGCAGAAGAAGCGGAACAGCGAACACGCAACGCCAAGCCACGCAAGAAATCCGCACAACAGATCCATGAGGAAGAAGAGCACGCCAACGCCAGCCGATCCGTGCGCGAGATTTATCGCAAATTGGTGAGTGCCCTGCACCCTGATCGCGAAACCGACGCTGTCGAACGAGAGCGCAAGACCGTGATGATGCAGCGGGTCAACCAGGCCTATACCGAAAACAACCTGCTGGCTCTGCTGCAGTTGCAACTTGAGATCGAACAGATCGACCAGAGCCATATCAACACGATTGCTGAAGGCCAACTCAAGCACTACAACCGAGTCCTGATCAATCAACTCGATGAGTTGCAGCACGAAGTGTCCGAGCTGACGCTGGCGTTCAAGAGGCAGTTCAATCTGCCACCGAGCGATAACATCACACCCGCCAACGTAGCACGCAAATTCCCGAAAAAACTTAGGGAACTGCGTGCTGAAATTCAGACATTAAAGGAGCAGCGTGAAGCGCTGGAAGACCCGAGAGCCCTGAAGAGCTGGCTTAAAGAGCAACGTCATGTACTCGATATGGAAGCCTATTTATCTGCCGGAATGCCGGATGACGTCTTTCGTTGA
- a CDS encoding methyl-accepting chemotaxis protein, with translation MQALLSPGIRLLGRFGFARKFQLLFLLFMLPLVGSLWMIGLDYRDKLALIAGERAGVSQLLALETLDDLLTAQRDRTARWKAADILHDPTPAARDAMGALDAANPGIGQALTLIGAELHRDGATSETLDRYQKLQSAATGLDSAALRTVGWWPDGYERFTTALSALQTLREQIAQDSGLILDPWLETYLLMQMSTKQAPDLIERVGRLASVGQTSVASGQFSLQSRLQMRDLRSRLGDAREQLNKTGGSLEARLSPDLQPWADQYRKSQQRLDGEFKVLDNGLFGGSINLDTGSFERSVDALLGDLMALRHQSLVSLDVRLAYYHDQSVRQFIPVATIFGCLLLAALYLFVCLQTSIRRSASGITMLAQSLRDGNLCVQVPVEGRDELAAISTALNAAVVQLRTSLLSVDHETLQLSSAVLTLNTQSNRTLDEVEEQQQQISQIATAATQLAATSQGVAKSCEQASTSAQHTRHVAEESSRDSQRTTASIQQLNLRLSDTAAALGRVSEQGQQIQSVVDAIRGIAEQTNLLALNAAIEAARAGEQGRGFAVVADEVRSLSQRTQASTAQIAGTVDSLRSTVSQAVDLMAAACGQAETDAASVTGLGLRLGEIADAVQGVTDTLAQIATAVEEQAATADEVSGNIQQVDQAAGRLLDGARAVNQAADTLSKGSRALSDNTARFQLS, from the coding sequence ATGCAGGCACTTTTGTCACCGGGTATTCGCCTGCTTGGGCGTTTTGGATTTGCCCGCAAGTTTCAGCTGCTTTTTTTGCTGTTCATGCTGCCGTTAGTCGGCAGTCTATGGATGATTGGTCTGGATTATCGCGACAAACTTGCCCTGATTGCGGGGGAAAGGGCGGGTGTTAGCCAGTTATTGGCGCTGGAAACGCTGGACGACCTGCTGACCGCTCAGCGTGACCGCACAGCCCGCTGGAAAGCCGCCGACATTCTTCATGACCCGACCCCTGCGGCACGCGACGCCATGGGCGCGCTCGACGCAGCCAACCCCGGAATCGGACAGGCGCTAACGTTGATAGGTGCGGAATTGCACCGTGACGGCGCGACGTCAGAAACGCTGGACCGTTACCAGAAGCTACAAAGTGCGGCCACTGGACTGGATTCTGCGGCCCTGCGCACGGTTGGCTGGTGGCCGGACGGTTATGAGCGCTTCACGACCGCCTTGAGTGCGCTGCAAACCTTGCGCGAACAAATCGCTCAGGACAGTGGGTTGATCCTCGACCCTTGGTTGGAAACCTATCTGTTGATGCAGATGTCCACGAAGCAAGCGCCTGATCTGATCGAGCGTGTCGGACGTCTGGCCAGCGTGGGACAAACGTCGGTGGCGTCCGGTCAGTTCAGCCTGCAAAGCCGTTTGCAGATGCGTGATCTGCGCAGCCGACTCGGCGATGCCCGCGAGCAATTGAACAAAACCGGGGGCTCCCTAGAGGCCAGGCTCTCGCCCGATCTGCAGCCGTGGGCTGATCAATACCGTAAAAGCCAACAGCGTCTGGACGGCGAGTTCAAGGTGCTTGATAACGGTCTGTTCGGTGGCAGCATCAACCTTGATACCGGCAGTTTCGAACGTAGCGTCGATGCCTTGCTGGGTGATTTGATGGCGCTGCGTCACCAATCTCTGGTCTCGTTGGACGTGCGTCTGGCCTATTACCATGACCAGTCGGTTCGCCAATTTATCCCCGTGGCGACGATTTTTGGTTGCTTGCTGTTGGCGGCGCTTTACCTGTTTGTCTGTCTGCAGACGTCGATCCGACGCAGTGCCAGCGGCATTACAATGCTGGCGCAGTCGTTACGCGACGGTAATCTATGTGTACAGGTGCCGGTTGAAGGGCGTGATGAGCTGGCAGCGATCAGCACAGCACTCAATGCAGCCGTGGTGCAGTTACGCACAAGTCTGTTGAGCGTCGATCACGAAACGCTGCAGTTGAGTAGTGCGGTTCTGACCCTCAACACCCAGTCCAACCGCACCCTCGATGAGGTCGAGGAGCAGCAGCAACAGATCAGTCAGATCGCCACGGCGGCAACGCAACTGGCCGCCACCTCTCAAGGCGTTGCGAAAAGTTGCGAGCAGGCGTCGACAAGCGCCCAGCACACCCGCCATGTGGCCGAAGAAAGTAGCCGTGACAGTCAACGAACCACTGCCAGTATTCAGCAACTCAACCTGCGCTTGAGCGACACCGCCGCAGCGTTGGGGAGGGTCAGCGAGCAGGGTCAGCAGATCCAGTCGGTGGTGGACGCGATACGCGGCATTGCCGAGCAGACTAACTTGCTCGCGCTCAACGCCGCCATCGAGGCGGCGCGGGCGGGTGAGCAGGGTCGAGGGTTTGCCGTGGTTGCCGATGAAGTGCGTAGCCTGTCACAACGCACGCAGGCCTCTACTGCGCAGATCGCGGGAACAGTGGACAGCCTGCGCAGCACGGTAAGTCAGGCAGTCGACCTGATGGCCGCCGCGTGTGGGCAGGCTGAGACCGATGCGGCTTCGGTGACCGGGTTGGGCCTGCGACTGGGCGAAATCGCCGATGCCGTGCAGGGTGTGACCGATACCTTGGCGCAGATCGCCACCGCCGTAGAAGAGCAGGCTGCCACGGCTGACGAAGTGAGCGGCAATATCCAGCAGGTCGATCAGGCGGCAGGGCGCTTGCTGGACGGCGCGCGCGCAGTGAATCAAGCGGCCGACACGCTCAGCAAGGGCAGTCGAGCGCTGAGTGATAACACCGCACGGTTTCAATTGAGCTAG
- a CDS encoding YdcH family protein, with the protein MFPEYRDLITRLKAEDKHFSRLFDEHNELDQRIKNIEARIESGTELEIENLKKEKLTLKDQLYVILKNAETV; encoded by the coding sequence ATGTTTCCCGAATACCGTGATCTGATTACTCGCCTGAAAGCTGAAGATAAGCACTTTTCCCGTCTTTTCGATGAGCATAATGAGCTCGATCAGCGCATCAAGAACATCGAAGCCCGCATTGAGTCGGGTACCGAGCTTGAAATTGAAAATCTGAAAAAAGAAAAGTTGACCTTGAAAGACCAGCTTTACGTGATTCTCAAGAACGCTGAGACCGTATAG
- a CDS encoding cation-transporting P-type ATPase: MKIHQLSVADALASVQSTEQGLSPAQVQRRQREFGLNRMAHARRRSWLRALLKEFVHFFSIVLWLAALLAFIAEWKSPGQGMARLGYALIAVILVSGLFSFWQEYRIGKALSALRRLLPQQAQVLRDGSVLRVATEALVPGDIVLFTEGDRVPADCRVIEAFSLQVNNAPLTGESTAEARDAQPSAAEDWLYAGNIVLTGTAIMSGKGRGVVFATGMHTEFGRIAHLTQASGTEISPLRREVALLSRSVLILALGIGVVFFCLGMVLGMPFWSDFIFTIGLIVAMVPEGLLPTLTLSLVLATQRMARRQVLIRHLPSVEALGSTTVICTDKTGTLTQNRMTVTALWLDGSLYGDLEHGLPVGIAQANAPFFQVAGLCHDLQQTGPCESLTYLGDPMEQAMLQLVNRIAPQTCPIARLQELPFNAERMRMSVVYAMADGPRLLCKGALEKVLPLCTGQWCDGAITPLTDESRARILAAQTSMADRGLRVLALAWRDVEAGQMPVEQTLVLAGLVGLQDPPRPEVPGAIGACQAAGIKVIMVTGDNPHTALAIAREIGLVRSDAPQVLTGAQLLQLSDAQLQLALDAAEIICARIAPEQKLRIVETLKRKGEIVAVTGDGVNDAPALKSAHVGIAMGLSGTDVAREVADMVLLDDNFASIVNAVEEVRAVFDNIRKFLTYILAHNMAELIPYLGFVLVKLPLAITPLQMLAIDMGTDTLTALGLGVERPDPQIMQRPPRPPGERLFNLGVALRGYVALGLFEALATVSTFIFVLQRGGWTFGDTVAFSDPLYHQATTGSLAAIVVLQVVNVFLCRSTTRSVFDTGVRGNPLILWGVALEIVLILLFTYTRWGNALLGTAPLPFEVWLFLLPFALLLIGLEEARKAFVRRRCPSP, from the coding sequence ATGAAAATTCATCAGCTGTCGGTCGCTGACGCCTTGGCCAGCGTGCAATCCACTGAGCAGGGGCTTTCCCCGGCGCAGGTGCAGCGCCGTCAGCGCGAGTTCGGCCTCAACCGGATGGCCCACGCTCGGCGCCGCAGCTGGTTGCGGGCGCTGCTGAAGGAGTTTGTGCATTTCTTCTCGATAGTGTTGTGGCTGGCGGCGCTGTTGGCGTTCATTGCCGAGTGGAAGTCTCCGGGGCAAGGCATGGCTCGCCTCGGTTATGCCCTCATCGCGGTCATTCTGGTCAGCGGTTTGTTCTCATTCTGGCAGGAGTATCGGATCGGGAAAGCGCTGTCTGCCCTACGCCGATTGCTGCCGCAGCAGGCTCAGGTACTGCGCGATGGCTCAGTACTGCGGGTCGCGACCGAGGCGCTGGTGCCCGGCGATATCGTACTGTTCACCGAGGGTGACCGGGTACCGGCAGATTGCCGGGTGATCGAGGCGTTCTCGCTGCAGGTCAATAACGCGCCCCTGACCGGCGAGTCGACGGCCGAGGCCCGCGATGCCCAACCCAGTGCTGCCGAGGACTGGCTATACGCGGGCAATATCGTGCTGACGGGCACTGCGATCATGTCGGGCAAGGGGCGCGGCGTGGTCTTTGCCACGGGCATGCACACCGAGTTTGGGCGCATCGCCCATCTGACCCAGGCCAGCGGTACAGAAATCTCGCCACTGCGACGCGAGGTTGCCCTCCTGAGCCGCAGTGTTCTGATACTGGCGCTTGGAATCGGTGTGGTCTTTTTCTGCCTCGGAATGGTGCTGGGTATGCCCTTCTGGAGTGATTTCATTTTCACCATTGGGCTCATCGTCGCCATGGTGCCGGAAGGTTTGTTGCCGACGCTGACATTGTCGCTGGTTCTGGCTACCCAGCGTATGGCGCGGCGGCAGGTGCTGATCCGTCATCTTCCGTCCGTTGAAGCATTGGGCTCGACGACGGTGATCTGCACCGATAAGACCGGCACCCTTACGCAAAATCGAATGACGGTGACCGCGCTTTGGCTGGATGGCAGTTTGTACGGCGACCTGGAGCACGGTTTGCCCGTCGGCATTGCGCAGGCCAATGCGCCGTTTTTTCAGGTGGCCGGGTTGTGCCACGACCTGCAGCAAACCGGTCCTTGTGAATCATTGACCTACCTGGGCGACCCGATGGAGCAGGCCATGCTCCAGTTGGTAAATCGAATCGCGCCTCAGACGTGTCCGATAGCGCGCTTGCAAGAGCTACCTTTCAATGCGGAGCGCATGCGTATGTCGGTGGTGTACGCGATGGCAGACGGGCCTCGGCTGTTGTGCAAGGGCGCACTGGAAAAGGTGTTGCCGCTGTGCACCGGACAATGGTGCGATGGCGCGATCACGCCGCTCACTGACGAATCTCGCGCCCGTATCCTGGCGGCGCAGACGTCCATGGCCGACCGTGGCTTGCGGGTCCTGGCGCTGGCGTGGCGCGACGTGGAAGCGGGGCAGATGCCTGTCGAGCAGACGTTGGTCCTCGCGGGGTTGGTCGGACTGCAGGATCCGCCCCGACCAGAGGTGCCGGGGGCGATTGGCGCCTGCCAGGCTGCGGGCATCAAAGTGATCATGGTCACGGGAGATAACCCGCACACGGCGCTGGCGATTGCGCGCGAGATAGGCTTGGTACGCTCGGATGCGCCGCAGGTGCTCACCGGCGCACAGCTTTTGCAGTTGTCCGATGCGCAGTTGCAACTGGCGCTGGACGCGGCCGAAATCATTTGTGCCCGCATCGCGCCAGAGCAGAAGCTGCGGATCGTCGAGACGCTCAAGCGCAAAGGCGAGATCGTTGCAGTGACCGGTGACGGGGTGAACGACGCACCCGCCCTAAAGAGCGCCCATGTCGGTATTGCGATGGGGCTGTCGGGCACCGATGTAGCCCGCGAGGTGGCCGACATGGTGCTGCTGGACGACAATTTCGCCAGCATCGTCAATGCCGTCGAAGAGGTGCGTGCGGTGTTCGACAACATCCGCAAATTTCTCACCTACATCCTGGCGCACAACATGGCGGAGCTGATTCCCTATCTCGGCTTTGTGCTGGTCAAGCTGCCCCTGGCAATCACGCCCTTGCAGATGCTGGCCATCGACATGGGCACCGACACCCTGACCGCGCTCGGCCTCGGGGTGGAGCGGCCAGACCCGCAGATCATGCAGCGCCCCCCGCGTCCCCCGGGGGAGCGCTTGTTCAACCTGGGCGTTGCCCTGCGTGGTTATGTGGCGTTGGGCTTGTTTGAAGCGCTGGCAACCGTGTCGACGTTCATCTTTGTCCTGCAACGTGGTGGCTGGACGTTCGGCGACACAGTGGCTTTTTCCGATCCGCTTTATCACCAGGCAACCACCGGCAGCCTGGCGGCCATTGTGGTACTTCAGGTGGTCAACGTCTTTCTCTGTCGAAGTACGACCCGCTCGGTCTTCGACACGGGGGTGCGCGGCAATCCCCTGATTCTTTGGGGTGTGGCGCTGGAAATCGTCTTGATCCTGCTTTTTACTTACACCCGTTGGGGCAACGCGCTCTTGGGTACCGCGCCACTGCCGTTCGAAGTGTGGCTGTTCCTGTTGCCGTTTGCCCTGCTGTTGATTGGGCTGGAGGAGGCGCGTAAAGCGTTTGTCAGGCGCCGATGCCCCAGTCCATGA
- a CDS encoding acyl-CoA synthetase yields MSIFEQGLAPKAVNHIALSPLSFIERTASVYPDYPAVIHGSIRRTWAQTYARCRRLASALAGRGIGKNDTVALMLPNIPAMLEAHFAVPMIGAVLNPLNVRLDAEAIAFMLQHGEAKVLITDREFHDVIHAAISMLDHPPLVIDVDDPEYGEGQAVSDLDYEALLAEGDPAFAWQWPDDEWQAISLNYTSGTTGNPKGVVYHHRGAYLNALGNQMTWNMGNHPVYLWTLPMFHCNGWCYPWTITAMAGVHVFLRRVDPQKILTLIREHQVTHFCGAPIVLNALVNMPESAKAAIDHPINAMVAGAAPPAKVIGAVEEMGIKVTHVYGLTETYGPVTICAWHAEWDELPLDERAQVKSRQGVRYPTLEGVMVADPKTLEPTPRDGQTIGEIFMRGNTVMKGYLKNPTATAEAFEGGWFHTGDLAVCHPDGYVEIKDRLKDIIISGGENISTIELESVLYRHSGVLEAAVVARPDEKWGETPCAFITLKADHQNVREADIISFCREHLAGFKVPRTVVFTQLPKTSTGKIQKFVLRDMAKNL; encoded by the coding sequence ATGTCGATTTTTGAACAAGGGCTAGCCCCTAAGGCTGTCAATCATATTGCCTTGTCGCCGCTCAGTTTCATTGAGCGCACTGCCAGCGTCTATCCTGACTACCCTGCCGTGATCCACGGCTCTATCCGCCGTACCTGGGCGCAAACCTATGCGCGCTGCCGCCGTCTGGCTTCAGCGTTGGCGGGTCGCGGCATTGGCAAGAACGATACCGTCGCACTGATGTTGCCTAACATCCCCGCCATGCTTGAGGCCCACTTTGCCGTACCGATGATCGGCGCAGTGCTCAACCCGCTCAATGTGCGCCTGGATGCCGAAGCGATTGCCTTCATGCTCCAGCACGGCGAGGCCAAAGTGCTGATCACCGACCGTGAGTTCCATGACGTGATCCACGCAGCAATCAGCATGCTGGACCACCCGCCGTTGGTGATTGACGTCGATGACCCGGAGTATGGCGAAGGCCAGGCCGTCAGCGACCTCGATTACGAAGCGCTGCTGGCCGAAGGCGATCCCGCGTTCGCCTGGCAATGGCCGGACGACGAGTGGCAGGCGATTTCGCTGAACTACACCTCCGGCACCACCGGTAACCCGAAAGGCGTGGTCTACCACCATCGCGGCGCTTATCTGAACGCACTGGGCAATCAGATGACCTGGAACATGGGTAACCATCCGGTTTATCTGTGGACCTTGCCGATGTTTCACTGCAACGGCTGGTGCTACCCGTGGACCATCACCGCGATGGCCGGCGTGCATGTGTTTTTGCGCCGCGTCGACCCGCAGAAGATTCTGACCCTGATCCGCGAGCATCAGGTCACCCACTTCTGTGGTGCACCGATCGTGCTCAACGCTCTGGTCAACATGCCTGAGTCGGCGAAGGCTGCCATTGATCACCCGATCAATGCCATGGTCGCAGGCGCCGCGCCACCGGCCAAAGTGATCGGCGCAGTGGAAGAGATGGGCATCAAGGTTACCCACGTCTACGGCCTGACCGAGACCTACGGCCCGGTCACGATTTGTGCCTGGCATGCCGAGTGGGATGAACTGCCGCTCGATGAGCGTGCCCAGGTCAAATCCCGCCAGGGTGTGCGCTACCCGACGTTGGAAGGCGTGATGGTGGCCGACCCGAAAACCCTGGAACCTACACCACGCGACGGCCAGACCATCGGCGAGATTTTCATGCGCGGCAACACGGTGATGAAGGGCTATCTGAAGAACCCGACCGCCACCGCAGAAGCTTTCGAAGGCGGCTGGTTCCATACCGGCGACCTGGCGGTCTGTCATCCCGATGGTTATGTAGAGATCAAGGACCGGCTCAAAGACATCATCATCTCGGGTGGCGAGAACATCTCCACCATCGAGCTTGAGAGCGTGCTCTACCGCCACTCGGGTGTGCTGGAAGCGGCCGTGGTTGCACGCCCCGATGAGAAGTGGGGAGAAACGCCTTGCGCGTTCATCACCCTCAAGGCCGACCACCAGAACGTTCGCGAAGCCGACATTATCAGCTTTTGCCGCGAGCATCTGGCAGGGTTCAAGGTGCCGCGCACCGTGGTGTTCACCCAACTGCCGAAGACCTCCACCGGGAAGATCCAGAAGTTCGTTCTGCGGGACATGGCCAAGAATCTTTAA